In Thiovibrio frasassiensis, one DNA window encodes the following:
- the lepA gene encoding translation elongation factor 4 translates to MENIRNFSIIAHIDHGKSTLADRFIQLCGMVTDRQFHDQLLDSMDIERERGITIKSQAICLPYRAKNGKDYILNLVDTPGHVDFSYEVSRALASCEGALLLVDAAQGIEAQTLANLYLAMEHNLEIIPVINKIDLPSANPEGVALQIEEDLGLDADHIQLCSAKTGLGVESVLEAVVNLLPPPKGDPEKPLEALIFDAFYDPFRGTIISCRLFEGKVKAGDTILFMSNKAAYRVEEVGFFRLTREPQNELSAGQVGYIIAGIKNITDTRPGDTLTLKDRPCAKALPGFQEVKQVVFSSIYPVSTDDYETLATALEKLTLNDASLSFQKDASTALGFGFRCGFLGLLHLEVVQERLEREFDLSLILTVPSVNYHLFLKDGTMKEVDNPAHYPDPTTIDRVEEPYIKATILIPERYMGVVMTLCMERRGENTHYHYPMPGRIEFTCELPLGEIIYDFYDRLKSITQGYGSFDFDLLDYRESDLVKLDILVNGERVDALSQLVHRNNARARGLHACEKLKEEIPRQMFKIAIQAAVGGTIIGRETISALRKDVLAKCYGGDISRKRKLLEKQKAGKKRMKTVGNVEIPQSAFLAVLKSDQ, encoded by the coding sequence ATGGAAAACATTCGAAATTTCAGCATCATCGCCCATATCGATCACGGAAAATCCACCCTGGCCGACCGCTTTATCCAACTCTGCGGCATGGTTACCGACCGCCAGTTCCACGACCAGCTCCTCGACAGCATGGATATCGAGCGGGAGCGCGGCATCACCATCAAAAGCCAGGCGATCTGCCTTCCTTACCGGGCCAAGAACGGCAAGGACTACATCCTCAACCTCGTTGACACCCCGGGCCACGTCGATTTCAGCTACGAGGTCTCCCGGGCCCTCGCCTCCTGCGAAGGAGCGCTGCTCCTTGTTGACGCGGCCCAGGGCATTGAAGCCCAGACCCTGGCCAATCTCTACCTGGCCATGGAACATAACCTGGAAATAATCCCGGTCATCAACAAGATCGATCTCCCCTCTGCAAACCCGGAGGGAGTTGCCCTGCAGATCGAGGAAGACCTCGGCTTGGACGCCGACCACATCCAGCTCTGTTCCGCCAAAACCGGGTTGGGCGTGGAGAGCGTGCTGGAGGCGGTGGTCAATCTCCTGCCTCCGCCCAAGGGCGACCCGGAAAAACCTCTGGAGGCCCTGATCTTTGACGCATTCTACGATCCGTTCCGGGGGACCATCATTTCCTGCCGCCTCTTTGAAGGGAAGGTCAAGGCCGGGGACACCATCCTCTTCATGTCCAACAAGGCCGCCTACCGGGTCGAAGAGGTGGGCTTTTTCCGCCTGACCCGCGAACCCCAAAATGAATTGAGCGCAGGCCAGGTCGGCTACATCATCGCCGGGATCAAGAACATCACCGACACCAGGCCCGGCGACACCCTCACCCTGAAGGACCGTCCCTGCGCCAAAGCCTTACCGGGGTTTCAGGAAGTCAAGCAGGTGGTGTTTTCCTCCATCTATCCGGTCTCCACCGACGACTACGAAACCCTGGCCACAGCCCTGGAAAAGCTCACCCTCAATGACGCCTCCCTTTCCTTCCAAAAAGACGCATCCACCGCGCTGGGCTTCGGCTTTCGCTGCGGATTTTTGGGGTTGCTTCACCTGGAGGTGGTCCAGGAACGGTTGGAACGGGAGTTCGACCTTTCACTCATCCTCACCGTACCTTCGGTGAACTACCACCTCTTCCTCAAGGACGGGACGATGAAAGAGGTGGACAATCCGGCCCATTACCCGGACCCGACCACCATCGACCGCGTCGAGGAGCCATATATCAAGGCCACCATCCTCATCCCGGAACGCTACATGGGGGTGGTGATGACCCTCTGCATGGAGCGGCGCGGCGAAAACACCCATTACCATTACCCCATGCCCGGCCGTATCGAGTTCACCTGCGAACTGCCCTTGGGAGAAATCATCTACGACTTCTACGACCGACTCAAATCCATCACCCAGGGGTATGGTTCCTTTGATTTTGATCTCTTGGATTACCGGGAAAGCGATCTGGTCAAGCTGGACATCCTGGTGAACGGCGAGCGGGTGGACGCCCTCTCCCAATTGGTGCACCGCAACAACGCCAGAGCGCGCGGCCTCCATGCCTGCGAAAAGCTGAAAGAGGAAATTCCGCGCCAGATGTTCAAGATCGCCATCCAGGCGGCGGTGGGGGGCACCATCATCGGCAGGGAAACCATCTCCGCCCTGCGCAAGGACGTACTGGCGAAATGCTACGGCGGCGACATCAGCCGCAAACGGAAACTGCTGGAAAAACAGAAGGCGGGCAAGAAGCGGATGAAAACCGTGGGCAACGTGGAGATCCCGCAAAGCGCTTTCCTGGCGGTGCTCAAGTCAGATCAGTAA
- a CDS encoding DegT/DnrJ/EryC1/StrS family aminotransferase gives MRVPLLDLHGQMAPLRDEILAAVIEVIDSTQYILGPKVEQFEKNIAAYCGAGYGIGVASGTDALLAALMALGIGPGDAVLTTPYSFFATMGCILRLGARPVFADIDPVTYNIDPARMAEVLAQDALGDKRIKAIIPVHLYGQCADMDRILALAKQYGLPVVEDAAQAIGAVYPMKMGGHTAWHRAGSMGEAGCFSFFPSKNLGGIGDGGLITCNDPELAERLRIIRVHGGAPKYHHGVVGGNFRIDPIQTVVLDIKLSRLPEWHKARRRNAAAYRRLFAQTDLLANGAVSLPEAVYQAEGLTVGEECDYHIYNQFVIRVKDRDGLLRHLQSHDVGAEIYYPIPLHRQGCLAGLGYEEISFPEAERAALETLALPIFPELTYEMQCFVVEKIAEFYTR, from the coding sequence ATGCGAGTTCCCCTCCTAGATTTGCATGGCCAGATGGCTCCCCTGCGTGACGAGATCCTTGCCGCAGTGATCGAGGTCATTGATTCGACCCAGTACATCCTCGGCCCCAAGGTCGAACAGTTTGAGAAAAATATCGCCGCTTACTGCGGTGCCGGGTATGGGATCGGGGTTGCCAGCGGCACCGATGCCCTGCTTGCCGCCCTTATGGCTCTGGGTATCGGGCCCGGTGATGCGGTCTTGACCACCCCCTATTCCTTTTTTGCCACCATGGGCTGTATCCTCCGCCTGGGCGCTCGACCGGTTTTCGCTGATATCGATCCGGTGACCTACAATATCGACCCGGCGCGGATGGCCGAGGTTCTGGCTCAGGATGCCCTGGGTGACAAGCGGATCAAGGCGATTATCCCGGTGCATCTCTATGGCCAATGCGCGGACATGGATCGGATTCTTGCTCTGGCCAAGCAGTACGGTCTGCCGGTGGTGGAGGATGCCGCCCAGGCCATTGGCGCCGTGTATCCCATGAAAATGGGCGGCCATACCGCCTGGCACCGGGCCGGTTCCATGGGCGAGGCCGGTTGCTTTTCCTTTTTCCCCAGTAAGAATCTCGGCGGCATCGGTGACGGCGGCTTGATTACCTGCAACGATCCGGAACTTGCCGAGCGGCTCAGGATCATCCGGGTGCATGGCGGAGCGCCCAAGTACCATCACGGGGTGGTGGGGGGGAATTTTCGGATCGATCCCATCCAGACCGTGGTTCTTGATATAAAACTCTCCCGTCTGCCCGAGTGGCATAAAGCCCGCCGTCGCAATGCCGCCGCCTACCGTCGGCTTTTTGCCCAGACCGACTTGCTTGCAAACGGTGCGGTTTCTTTGCCCGAAGCGGTGTATCAGGCAGAGGGGTTGACGGTAGGGGAAGAGTGCGATTACCATATCTATAATCAATTCGTCATCAGGGTCAAGGACCGTGACGGGTTGCTCCGCCATCTGCAGAGTCACGACGTCGGGGCGGAGATCTATTATCCCATTCCCCTCCACCGGCAGGGATGTCTTGCTGGTCTGGGCTACGAAGAGATCTCCTTCCCCGAAGCGGAGCGGGCTGCGCTCGAGACCTTGGCCTTGCCGATTTTTCCTGAACTCACGTACGAGATGCAATGTTTTGTTGTGGAAAAGATTGCCGAATTTTATACCCGGTAG
- a CDS encoding sigma-70 family RNA polymerase sigma factor, whose amino-acid sequence MKEDPELLDISNDDAEEQEVLHPLVALPDDENLPALGNAGLHRYLQEISQYKLMTREETDELARHFQETGDPEAAYKLVTSNLRLVVKVAMDFQKYWMQNFLDLIQEGNVGLVQAVKKFDPYRQVKFSYYAAYWIRAYILKFIMDNWRLVKIGTTQAQRKLFFSLNKEKKLLESQGFAPEVKLLAERLNVKESEVIEMSQRMDNWDVSLESPVREGSDEEQKNFLPMVGPTVEERVAEKEVQEWMGTVLEKLRETLNDKEKAILASRLLSDEPLTLQDIADQFGISRERVRQIEVNLLKKMREYFEKEVPDIKDFLAEFLNPWRS is encoded by the coding sequence ATGAAAGAAGACCCGGAACTCCTTGATATAAGCAATGATGATGCAGAAGAGCAGGAAGTGCTGCATCCCCTGGTCGCCCTGCCCGATGACGAGAATCTCCCGGCCCTGGGCAATGCGGGGCTCCATCGGTATCTGCAGGAGATCAGCCAGTACAAGCTCATGACCCGGGAAGAGACCGATGAGCTGGCCCGTCATTTTCAGGAAACCGGTGACCCGGAAGCGGCCTATAAGCTGGTGACCTCCAATCTCCGGTTGGTGGTCAAGGTGGCCATGGATTTCCAGAAATACTGGATGCAGAACTTTTTGGATCTGATCCAGGAGGGCAATGTCGGGTTGGTGCAGGCGGTGAAAAAGTTCGATCCTTACCGGCAGGTGAAGTTTTCCTATTATGCCGCCTACTGGATTCGGGCCTATATCTTGAAGTTTATTATGGATAACTGGCGGCTGGTCAAGATCGGCACCACCCAGGCCCAGCGCAAATTGTTTTTCAGCTTGAATAAAGAAAAAAAACTGCTAGAATCGCAGGGCTTTGCGCCCGAGGTCAAATTGCTGGCAGAGCGCCTCAATGTCAAGGAAAGCGAAGTCATTGAGATGAGTCAGCGCATGGACAACTGGGATGTCTCCCTGGAAAGTCCGGTGCGGGAAGGCTCCGATGAGGAGCAGAAGAATTTTCTCCCCATGGTCGGGCCCACCGTGGAAGAACGGGTGGCGGAAAAGGAAGTGCAGGAATGGATGGGCACGGTTCTTGAGAAACTGCGGGAGACCTTAAACGACAAGGAAAAGGCCATTCTGGCCAGCCGGCTGTTGAGTGACGAGCCTCTTACCCTGCAGGACATTGCCGACCAGTTTGGTATCTCTCGGGAACGGGTGCGGCAGATCGAGGTCAATCTCCTGAAGAAGATGCGGGAATATTTTGAAAAAGAAGTCCCTGATATTAAAGATTTTCTTGCCGAATTTCTCAACCCCTGGCGCTCCTGA